A window of the Candidatus Paraluminiphilus aquimaris genome harbors these coding sequences:
- a CDS encoding MBL fold metallo-hydrolase has translation MQKPDHSTPHVEAFYDEATSTLSYVVADTDNKVCVVIDPVLDINDGAAEISTHSADRIVRFIEERELRAVYVFETHAHADHLSASYYLKQKLGAKIGISSLIGDIQRKFADIYSESPHFAVDGSQFDILLTDQQTLSLGALQITALHSPGHTPACMAYHIGDALFVGDTLFMPDSGTARCDFPGGNASELYFSIKRLLELPESTRVFVCHDYQPNGRPLAYEASIRRHRMENIHVRDGVSEIEFVTMRQARDRQLPMPKLMIPSMQVNIRAGALPRHPVSARPVITLPINAFGGEDLSEIVENQ, from the coding sequence ATGCAAAAGCCAGATCATTCAACGCCTCATGTAGAAGCCTTTTACGACGAAGCGACCTCTACACTTTCTTACGTCGTGGCCGACACGGACAATAAGGTGTGCGTGGTAATTGACCCAGTGCTGGACATAAACGATGGCGCCGCCGAAATTTCGACACATAGCGCGGACCGAATTGTCAGGTTCATTGAGGAGCGCGAGCTGCGCGCTGTCTACGTTTTTGAGACACACGCGCATGCAGACCATCTGAGCGCCAGTTATTACCTTAAGCAGAAACTCGGTGCAAAAATCGGGATCTCTAGCCTTATCGGTGATATACAGCGTAAGTTCGCTGACATTTACTCTGAGTCACCACATTTTGCCGTCGACGGCTCGCAGTTCGACATCTTGCTCACAGATCAGCAAACACTGTCGCTTGGCGCACTTCAAATAACCGCATTGCATTCTCCTGGCCACACACCTGCCTGTATGGCGTATCACATTGGCGATGCGCTGTTTGTTGGGGATACATTATTCATGCCTGATTCGGGCACTGCGCGCTGTGACTTTCCAGGTGGCAACGCGAGTGAGTTGTATTTCTCTATTAAACGGTTGCTTGAGTTGCCAGAATCGACCCGGGTTTTCGTTTGTCACGATTATCAGCCGAACGGTAGACCGCTGGCCTATGAAGCGAGTATCCGCAGGCATCGTATGGAGAATATCCATGTGCGAGACGGCGTCTCTGAGATTGAGTTTGTAACGATGCGACAAGCGAGAGACAGGCAGCTTCCTATGCCAAAACTCATGATTCCTTCCATGCAGGTCAATATTCGCGCAGGCGCCCTTCCCAGGCATCCTGTGTCAGCGCGGCCCGTTATCACCCTGCCAATCAACGCTTTCGGCGGCGAAGATCTTAGCGAAATTGTTGAAAATCAATAA
- a CDS encoding carboxy terminal-processing peptidase, with protein sequence MRYKQLLTHIVCVFALSAPLAYAELETTREQKWTLRALITELEDTHFVDKRYNDKMAQAHLQTYLERLDPSHLYFTQSDVDAFSEYQTTLDDLGRKGELYPAIEVYDRYRSIASAQLRNIIDDMDDVAQRFDYDKEEFIERDPTEREWATSSAELSERWRKRLKNQVLSLKMADKAEDEIAPTLKKRYENQLKRLEQYNAQDVFAVYANALTSQFDPHTSYFSPRRAENFDIDMRLSLEGIGAVLQNEDEYVKVVRVVPAGPADQQSDLAAAELIIGVGQGDDGPITDVIGWRLDDVVDLVRGKKGTVVRLDVIPAAGRADEVRRLVITRNEVRLEEQAAQSKIIEINDLDGSPRKIGVIDVPAFYLDFDAYRKGDPEFRSTTRDVGKLVAELNEAGVDGLVIDLRGNGGGSLREANELTGLFIEYGPTVQIKGTGSRVWRDGKRRRGPFYEGPVAVMIDRLSASASEIFAAALQDYGRAIIVGDRSFGKGTVQTLLDLPEGQLKITESKFYRISGESTQHRGVIPDISYPSLLQHDEIGESSLEKALDWDRIAPVRHKNYGAIDAILPTLLANHTERANANADFQYIWDQKALAEDINGTEQLPLNQQARVAQREDQEAQYLAIENTRRQAKGMDALLSLDEMFDTAEDTLDPGSESESDEESASIDDEDALITETARILVDAINLSGPVMARASVR encoded by the coding sequence ATGCGATACAAGCAACTCCTCACTCATATCGTTTGTGTATTCGCGCTCAGCGCTCCACTCGCATATGCAGAGCTAGAAACCACCCGTGAACAGAAATGGACGCTTCGTGCACTCATTACAGAGCTCGAAGACACGCATTTCGTTGATAAACGCTACAACGACAAAATGGCACAGGCGCACCTGCAGACCTACTTGGAGCGGCTTGATCCTTCACATTTGTATTTCACACAATCTGACGTAGATGCGTTCTCTGAATATCAGACTACGCTTGATGACCTAGGTCGCAAAGGTGAGTTATACCCTGCTATCGAGGTTTATGACCGGTATCGATCGATTGCCTCCGCGCAGCTACGCAACATAATTGACGACATGGATGACGTTGCTCAGCGCTTTGACTACGACAAAGAGGAGTTTATTGAACGCGATCCCACCGAGCGTGAGTGGGCAACCTCCTCCGCCGAGCTTTCTGAACGCTGGCGAAAACGGTTAAAGAACCAGGTGCTGAGCCTTAAAATGGCGGATAAAGCTGAGGATGAGATCGCACCGACGCTTAAAAAACGCTACGAAAACCAGCTAAAGCGCCTAGAGCAATACAATGCGCAGGACGTCTTTGCGGTATACGCGAACGCCCTCACCTCTCAATTTGACCCTCACACCAGTTATTTTTCGCCACGTCGCGCCGAAAACTTCGATATTGACATGCGTTTGAGTCTTGAAGGAATTGGCGCTGTGCTTCAGAACGAGGACGAATACGTCAAAGTTGTTAGGGTCGTCCCTGCTGGTCCAGCCGACCAGCAAAGCGACCTTGCGGCTGCTGAGCTTATTATTGGTGTCGGGCAAGGTGACGACGGCCCCATCACGGATGTCATTGGGTGGCGCTTGGATGACGTTGTTGATTTGGTGCGAGGAAAAAAAGGCACGGTGGTCCGCCTTGATGTTATTCCTGCGGCCGGTCGTGCGGACGAGGTTCGTCGGCTGGTTATTACACGCAACGAAGTCCGCTTGGAAGAGCAGGCTGCTCAGTCAAAAATAATAGAAATCAATGATTTAGACGGCTCACCTAGAAAAATAGGTGTTATAGACGTACCGGCTTTTTACCTCGACTTTGACGCGTACAGAAAAGGAGATCCTGAGTTTCGGTCGACCACACGGGACGTAGGTAAGCTCGTTGCTGAACTGAATGAAGCGGGAGTCGACGGATTGGTAATCGACTTGAGGGGCAATGGTGGTGGATCGCTAAGAGAGGCCAATGAGTTGACAGGTCTTTTCATCGAATACGGCCCTACAGTGCAAATTAAGGGCACTGGCTCACGAGTGTGGCGTGACGGAAAACGCCGTAGAGGCCCCTTTTACGAGGGCCCCGTGGCGGTCATGATCGATCGCTTGAGCGCCTCTGCCTCTGAGATTTTTGCTGCCGCCCTACAGGACTACGGACGCGCCATAATTGTTGGTGATCGGAGTTTTGGCAAAGGCACTGTGCAGACGTTGCTCGATCTGCCCGAGGGTCAGCTTAAGATTACCGAGAGCAAGTTCTACCGAATCTCAGGCGAGAGTACGCAGCACAGGGGTGTTATTCCTGACATTAGCTACCCTTCCCTGCTTCAGCACGACGAAATCGGTGAAAGCTCACTGGAGAAGGCCCTTGACTGGGATCGTATAGCGCCCGTTCGCCACAAAAATTATGGTGCCATTGACGCTATTTTGCCGACATTGCTTGCGAACCACACCGAGCGGGCAAACGCTAATGCGGATTTTCAGTACATTTGGGATCAGAAAGCGTTAGCCGAAGACATCAATGGGACCGAGCAATTGCCGCTGAACCAGCAAGCGCGAGTAGCGCAGCGTGAAGATCAAGAAGCTCAGTACCTCGCCATCGAAAATACAAGAAGGCAAGCGAAGGGGATGGACGCCCTGCTATCGCTTGATGAGATGTTCGACACAGCTGAAGATACCTTGGATCCGGGCTCGGAGTCTGAATCTGATGAAGAGTCCGCAAGTATCGATGATGAAGATGCATTGATCACCGAAACAGCACGCATTCTTGTCGATGCCATCAACCTTTCGGGACCTGTGATGGCTAGGGCGAGTGTTCGCTAA
- the serS gene encoding serine--tRNA ligase: MLDLKLVRKDPQAVANALEKKHHSFPVSRFITLDAERKEADIRSQELLAERKKASKQIGALIASGKSVDDAKAEVNEVLNRLSDELDQAVAQAKEIQTALDDLMMQTPNLPDGAVPEGRDEDDNEEILKWGTPAELSFTPKDHADLGEALGQLDFELAGKITGSRFSVMQGGLARLQRALTQFMLDTHTQTHGYTEVYVPFIVNSDSLYGTGQLPKFAEDSFKLEGDSDYYLIPTAEVPVTNMLRDRIVEDAELGEGGLRFTAHTPCFRSEAGSYGRDTRGLIRQHQFEKVELVQAVRPEQSDEALEALTGHAEAILQALELPYRKVRLCGGDLGFSAALTYDLEVWLPGQSAYREISSCSNFRDYQARRMQARWRNPTTGKPELLHTLNGSGLAVGRTLVAVVENGQQADGSIVLPAAIAAYMGTDIITPR; the protein is encoded by the coding sequence ATGCTAGATCTGAAACTCGTCCGCAAAGACCCACAAGCCGTCGCTAATGCCCTGGAAAAGAAACACCACAGTTTCCCGGTGTCGCGTTTCATTACGCTCGACGCTGAGCGCAAGGAGGCCGATATTCGGTCCCAGGAACTATTAGCCGAGCGAAAGAAGGCCTCTAAGCAAATTGGCGCATTAATCGCGTCCGGCAAATCGGTGGACGACGCGAAGGCAGAGGTCAACGAAGTACTTAATCGTCTCTCTGACGAGCTTGATCAGGCGGTAGCGCAAGCAAAGGAAATTCAGACAGCACTTGATGACTTGATGATGCAAACCCCAAACCTTCCTGATGGGGCCGTGCCCGAAGGGCGAGATGAGGACGATAATGAGGAGATTTTAAAGTGGGGCACACCGGCTGAGCTGTCTTTTACTCCCAAGGACCACGCCGATCTTGGTGAAGCCTTAGGTCAACTCGATTTTGAGCTGGCAGGCAAGATTACCGGTAGCCGCTTTAGCGTTATGCAGGGCGGATTAGCGCGACTACAACGTGCGTTGACCCAGTTCATGCTGGATACACACACGCAAACACACGGCTACACAGAGGTTTATGTGCCGTTTATTGTCAATTCTGACTCGCTATATGGTACGGGCCAGCTACCGAAGTTCGCCGAGGATTCCTTCAAGCTTGAAGGGGATTCCGATTATTATCTAATACCAACCGCCGAAGTGCCTGTCACCAACATGCTGAGAGACCGTATCGTTGAAGATGCGGAGTTGGGGGAGGGCGGACTTCGCTTCACAGCACATACGCCGTGTTTCCGGAGCGAGGCGGGGAGTTACGGGAGAGATACACGCGGGTTGATTCGCCAGCATCAATTTGAAAAAGTTGAGTTGGTGCAAGCCGTTCGACCCGAACAGTCTGACGAGGCCCTGGAAGCCCTTACCGGTCATGCGGAAGCGATCTTACAGGCTCTGGAGCTTCCTTATCGTAAGGTGCGACTGTGCGGTGGCGATCTGGGATTCAGTGCAGCCCTTACCTACGATCTAGAAGTGTGGTTGCCCGGTCAGAGTGCATACCGTGAGATATCAAGTTGTTCGAATTTTAGAGACTACCAAGCAAGAAGAATGCAAGCACGATGGCGAAACCCCACGACGGGCAAGCCTGAGCTCCTTCATACCCTGAACGGTTCCGGTTTGGCAGTGGGTAGGACGCTGGTGGCGGTGGTTGAGAACGGACAACAAGCTGACGGCTCCATTGTCCTTCCCGCGGCAATTGCGGCCTACATGGGCACCGATATCATTACCCCACGTTAA
- a CDS encoding fluoride efflux transporter FluC produces the protein MIAFYIALGGAMGALARFGVHQWMLASGVGAFGLSTLTVNVVGSLAIGCCFIAFERLNVSEAVRLGLMVGFLGAFTTFSTFSLELLTELQAGNYVRPGIYAVSSVLLCLFGCYVGFTVTRAIID, from the coding sequence ATGATCGCTTTCTATATCGCGTTGGGTGGCGCCATGGGTGCGTTGGCACGATTTGGTGTCCATCAATGGATGCTCGCCAGCGGCGTCGGTGCATTCGGTTTGTCCACGCTAACCGTGAATGTTGTAGGTTCACTTGCTATCGGTTGCTGTTTCATTGCTTTCGAACGCTTAAATGTCTCAGAAGCGGTCAGATTGGGGTTGATGGTCGGTTTTTTAGGTGCGTTCACGACCTTTTCAACCTTTTCGCTAGAGCTTCTTACCGAGCTTCAAGCTGGTAATTATGTCAGGCCGGGTATTTATGCGGTGTCTTCCGTTCTGTTGTGTCTGTTCGGTTGCTATGTTGGTTTTACCGTTACGCGCGCAATCATCGACTAA
- a CDS encoding acyl-CoA dehydrogenase family protein, whose product MYEFSQKSQQLSARLTAFMEAYIYPNEEAYAAQLRGATNRFAPLPLMDELKAHAQAAGLWNLFVPEEHAEYCDHGGLSFFDYAPLAEIMGRVIWSPEVFNCNAPDTGNMEVFMNYATQAQRDTWLTPLLEGQIRSSYAMTEPQVASSDATNVELRIEKKGQEWVLNGHKWFITNAMYERTKILIVMGKSDPTNPNRHLQQSQILVPKDTPGVTLVRPLTTLGYDDAPIGHAEIIFKDVRVPLDHILLGEGRGFEIAQGRLGPGRMHHCMRLIGAAQRSLELACQRANSRTTFGRLLSKHQSVREDISKCFSEIEMARLLLLKACHKIDSQGVPASVDMIAATKTTIPFLVQKVIDRCMQIHGAGGLTEDYMMAEAYNYARWCRQADGPDQVHQMALGKQIIDRYSE is encoded by the coding sequence ATGTACGAGTTCAGTCAGAAGTCACAGCAGTTATCAGCGCGCCTTACGGCCTTCATGGAAGCGTATATCTACCCAAACGAAGAGGCCTACGCCGCACAACTTCGTGGCGCCACCAATCGCTTTGCACCCTTGCCGTTGATGGATGAGTTGAAGGCCCACGCCCAAGCGGCCGGGCTTTGGAACCTCTTTGTGCCTGAGGAGCATGCTGAATATTGTGATCACGGCGGTCTGTCATTTTTCGATTACGCGCCACTTGCTGAGATTATGGGTCGGGTTATTTGGTCACCAGAGGTATTTAACTGTAACGCTCCGGATACGGGGAATATGGAAGTCTTCATGAATTACGCGACCCAGGCACAGCGTGATACGTGGTTAACACCATTGCTTGAGGGTCAGATACGTTCCTCATACGCAATGACAGAGCCTCAGGTGGCTTCAAGCGATGCGACAAACGTCGAACTACGGATAGAGAAAAAGGGTCAGGAGTGGGTTCTTAATGGCCACAAATGGTTCATTACAAACGCCATGTATGAACGCACTAAGATCCTTATTGTGATGGGGAAGTCTGATCCCACAAATCCAAATCGACATCTACAGCAGTCCCAAATACTGGTGCCAAAGGACACTCCTGGCGTTACGCTCGTAAGACCGCTCACGACACTGGGTTACGACGACGCCCCCATTGGACACGCAGAGATCATTTTTAAAGACGTCCGAGTGCCCCTTGACCATATTTTATTAGGCGAGGGTAGGGGTTTTGAAATAGCCCAAGGGCGGCTTGGTCCAGGTCGCATGCATCACTGCATGAGATTAATTGGTGCGGCTCAACGCTCCTTGGAACTTGCATGCCAGCGAGCCAATAGCCGCACTACCTTCGGACGGCTTTTGAGTAAGCACCAAAGCGTGAGAGAAGACATTTCGAAATGTTTCTCGGAAATAGAGATGGCCCGATTACTTCTCCTCAAGGCATGCCACAAAATCGACAGTCAGGGCGTTCCCGCCTCCGTCGATATGATTGCAGCGACGAAGACCACCATCCCATTTCTCGTGCAAAAGGTCATTGATCGTTGCATGCAAATTCATGGGGCAGGGGGGTTAACCGAGGACTACATGATGGCAGAGGCATACAACTACGCACGATGGTGTCGACAGGCAGATGGGCCCGATCAAGTGCATCAAATGGCCTTGGGCAAGCAAATCATCGATCGTTATTCGGAATGA